One stretch of Bacillus sp. 2205SS5-2 DNA includes these proteins:
- a CDS encoding DUF6363 domain-containing protein has translation MAFKKSCHLNKKCRISNEPLLKKKCKQYPKLIETTKSRYFVYNQTIASLEEQVKQGNVLLIRPKQPLKVGRIERDTTKLESLF, from the coding sequence ATGGCTTTCAAAAAAAGTTGTCATCTTAACAAGAAATGCCGAATATCAAACGAGCCTCTGTTAAAAAAGAAGTGCAAACAATATCCAAAACTAATTGAAACCACGAAAAGTCGGTATTTTGTGTATAATCAAACCATAGCTTCCTTAGAAGAGCAAGTAAAACAAGGGAATGTCCTTTTGATCCGCCCTAAACAACCATTGAAAGTAGGGAGAATTGAAAGAGATACGACCAAGCTTGAAAGCCTTTTTTAG
- a CDS encoding undecaprenyl-diphosphate phosphatase produces the protein MTTFEAFILGLIQGLTEFLPISSTGHLYLGRHAFGLDEAGLFLDTMLHLGTLLAVLVVFHKELLYILTHPFSKLSGLLVIGTIPAVIVGISFEDYFDQISQTGSTIGWEFLITGLILYFADDIKNGHKTIHSLQYGDALFIGIFQAAAIFPALSRSGLTIAAGLFRKLDRETAAYFSFLLSTPAILGGIVFQAKDLFSGHFESISLQALFIATVSSALFGYFAMVYMLKILKTSSLKVFSYYVWALGFIVLVGQWSGLF, from the coding sequence CTGACTACTTTTGAAGCTTTTATTTTAGGCTTGATTCAAGGTTTAACCGAATTTTTACCGATATCAAGTACTGGACATTTATATCTTGGCCGTCATGCCTTCGGGTTAGATGAAGCGGGTTTATTTTTAGATACGATGTTACATTTGGGTACATTACTTGCCGTTTTGGTCGTTTTTCATAAGGAATTGCTATATATTTTGACTCATCCGTTTTCCAAATTGAGTGGTCTATTGGTCATAGGAACGATTCCAGCAGTCATTGTCGGCATTTCATTTGAAGACTACTTTGATCAAATTAGTCAAACAGGAAGCACGATTGGATGGGAGTTTCTCATCACCGGATTGATTTTATATTTTGCGGATGATATTAAGAATGGACATAAGACGATTCACTCTCTCCAATACGGAGATGCATTATTTATTGGCATATTTCAAGCAGCGGCCATTTTCCCTGCTCTCTCTCGATCCGGCCTCACTATCGCAGCTGGATTATTTCGAAAACTTGATAGAGAAACCGCAGCCTATTTTTCATTTTTACTTTCCACTCCAGCAATTCTAGGAGGTATTGTCTTTCAAGCTAAGGATTTGTTTTCCGGTCATTTCGAAAGCATTAGCCTCCAAGCCTTATTCATTGCCACTGTTTCATCTGCTCTATTCGGCTATTTTGCTATGGTGTATATGTTGAAAATATTAAAGACCTCATCATTAAAAGTGTTCTCTTATTATGTATGGGCACTTGGGTTCATCGTGCTAGTGGGGCAGTGGAGTGGCTTATTTTAA
- a CDS encoding patatin-like phospholipase family protein, whose translation MVSMSIMAGVYYVFDEIPNKLVPYDYDTFLSNQTEFVIGTTDCQTGQSRYFTRSDYQNDLLQIIRASASLPVVAPIVEYAPYKLLDGGIADPVPILKTQQDGFQKKLSS comes from the coding sequence ATGGTTTCGATGTCCATAATGGCAGGGGTATACTATGTGTTTGATGAAATTCCAAACAAACTCGTTCCTTATGATTACGACACTTTTCTTTCAAATCAGACGGAATTTGTAATTGGAACGACGGATTGTCAAACGGGTCAGTCGAGGTATTTTACTAGAAGTGATTATCAAAATGATTTGTTGCAAATTATTCGTGCATCCGCCTCTCTGCCAGTCGTAGCACCAATCGTAGAGTATGCACCCTATAAACTGTTAGATGGGGGGATAGCAGATCCTGTTCCAATCCTTAAAACGCAACAAGATGGCTTTCAAAAAAAGTTGTCATCTTAA
- a CDS encoding DUF1801 domain-containing protein: protein MYELKTKEKDNSVMEFIENVDNPRKREDAYRLLDIFTETTGYQGKMWGPSIIGFGSYHYRYPTGHEGDAPLVGFSPRKAKISLYFATGDTKRDELLNKFGQHTSGKACVYINKVADIEVDVLQELIHQSTSFLREMYPE from the coding sequence GTGTACGAACTAAAAACAAAAGAAAAGGATAACAGTGTTATGGAGTTTATTGAAAATGTTGATAACCCCAGAAAGCGAGAAGATGCTTATCGCTTACTCGACATTTTCACGGAAACTACCGGGTATCAAGGGAAAATGTGGGGACCTAGTATTATCGGTTTCGGGTCGTATCATTATCGTTACCCAACAGGACATGAAGGAGATGCTCCACTCGTTGGCTTCTCGCCACGAAAGGCAAAAATCAGTCTATACTTTGCTACTGGAGATACGAAAAGAGATGAATTATTAAACAAATTTGGTCAACATACCTCAGGAAAAGCTTGTGTGTATATTAATAAAGTAGCGGACATTGAAGTGGACGTTTTGCAGGAATTAATCCATCAGTCTACTTCCTTTTTACGAGAGATGTATCCGGAATAA
- a CDS encoding DUF4870 domain-containing protein, with amino-acid sequence MPSQDERLLASAIYVISFFTAVLGPIVIWLLKRDDSEFIDYHGREYINFFLSYTVYGIICSILVIVLVGALLWVVLGIFLVVFPVVAAIKAYEGERYKIPFVFRLL; translated from the coding sequence ATGCCTTCTCAAGATGAACGACTATTGGCGTCTGCGATTTATGTCATTAGTTTTTTTACCGCGGTTTTAGGTCCGATCGTTATTTGGCTTTTGAAAAGAGATGACTCAGAATTTATTGACTATCATGGAAGAGAGTATATAAATTTTTTCCTTTCTTATACGGTCTATGGGATTATTTGTTCGATCCTTGTGATAGTCTTAGTTGGAGCATTATTATGGGTGGTGCTCGGCATATTTTTAGTCGTATTTCCAGTTGTGGCAGCAATTAAAGCCTATGAGGGAGAGCGATACAAAATCCCTTTCGTGTTTCGTCTTCTGTAA